A stretch of DNA from Enterococcus gilvus ATCC BAA-350:
CCGTTTGATCCAAGTAGCCAATGTTGATTGCGGAATCCCCGCGACTTTGCCGAATTGTTCAACTGTGATGCCTAAATCTCGTCGAATGTACATTTTGATTGGGTGTTCGATCATTGTTCCAGACATAGTTCACTTAACTCCTTTGCGATATTTATACTTCATTATATAATGGGTACAAAAAAATACCAAGGCGAAAGAATAACTTCTCTTCGCCTCAGTAGTTAATCACGATTTTTCGGTTGTTTTAGCCGCGGATCGTTTGAGCCCTTTTGCTGATTGAATCGGCGCTCCGTCATGGCTTTTTGCATCGCCATTTTCTGTTTTTGCTTTTCTAAGCGGGCGATCTCGTTCTCCGCTCGCCGCTTGTCCGTCCCATCTAAGGAAGACAATTGCTGCTGGCGTTTATCGATCTCATGATTGATGTGGTCTTCCCAGTCAGCCATGACCTGTTTCCAGCGATCAGGGTCAGCGCCACCGTTGGCTTTCATCGAGTCTCGCAGCAAGGTGGAATACCGCCGAACGGAATTCCCCCACACTTGGTTGCGGTCTTGGAAATAATCGGCTTGCTGCTCATCGTCCAGCGAGGCAATCAAACTGTCTTCCTCGCGGTCCACAATATTTTGTAAAAAAGCCATGATCGGCAAGACTAAGTAAACGATCAAGGTCGGCTTCACAAAGAACATTCCTAGAAACAGCCAGACAATTCGAAAGGCGATCGCCCCCAAGTCTTGTTTGTTCAGCTCGTTCACCCGGCGTTTGCGCTGTTCCTCATCCTTTAATGCTTGCCCTGTTAGTGCGACGATCAATCGACGCATGACGAAGGTCACGATCAAGGTCAACACCCCATAGATCAATAGCGTCTGCTTCGTCGTATCATCGATCAGCAGTCTTGTCGCTGAAGGGACCAGCGATAAGAAAAACAGTAGCAATAAGTAGATGACCAATTCTTTGTTCTTCACTTGATCAATTTTGTTAAACGCGTACCCTGTCTGAAACCACAAATTCGCGACAAAACAAAAACTAATAAAATAGATCCCCACCGCCCGCAACAGCGACACCATATCGACAGCACCGTTCGCCGCCGTCTGGATCGGTAATTCTAAAACGATGATCGTCAAAATGATCGCAATGATCGCATCACCGAAAACCACCACGCGTTCCTTCATTTCTGCCACCTCTTTTTCATACTTCTGACCTATCATATAACAAACAGGCAAAAAAGAATAAAGATAAGGAAGCAGATGAAACGATTAGTCTACTCGTTCCTCTTTCGGCTGCTCATTCTTGTCAGACAACCGTGTCAGAAAAATGACGGAGAAGAGAACCAAGCCAAAGCCCACGACCTGCATCCCAGCGAATTGACTATTAAAAAGCAGCACACTCAAGATCGTTGCCAAAATCGGCTCCGTTACGGTCAGCACACTAGCCAAAGAGGCCTCAATGAACCGTAAGCTCGACAATTGGAACAAAAAAGGCAGTGCCGTCCCAAAAATAATGATGCTGATGACCAGTCCAACTGAATAGCGGTCCATCTGGAAATCTGGACGCCAGACTGGATGAATCAGTTGAAAAGCCAGACCAGCGATGAGCATCCCTAATCCCGCGATCCGCATTTCCCCGTATTTTATTAGCAGCAGCCGCGGCTGAATCGTGTAGAAGGCGAGCGTGACCGCTGACGCGATGCCCATAAAAAAGCCCATCGTCGACAGACTGAGCGATGCCGTACCACCCTCCATCACGATAAAGAAAACACCAATAAAGGTCGCTGCCATCAATACAAATTCAAAAAAATTAAGCCGTTTTTCCTTATTTGCCACTAAAAATAGAAAGATAAAGATCGGCCCTGTAAACTGCAAAATCGTCGCGATCGCTGCACCGCTATATTGAATCGCCTTAAAGTAAGTGTATTGAACACCCAGCATCCCGATCAAAGAAAACAGCAGCAGACCGACAAAATCTCGCGGCGTAAATTTTTTCCGCTTGCGTCGGCCTTTTTCTTGAAGGAGCGTCAATCCAGTCAACAGCACCCCTGCTGACAAAAGACGCACGCTGACCAGCCATTCCGGCGAAACAAGATACTCCTCAAAAAGAATTTGGCACATAATACCCGATAAGGCCCACAAAGCACCTGACGAACACGCCAGCAACACACCTTTAAACTTCATTTTTTACTCCTTCCATTCCTTTTCTTGTTGATTCATTATAGCATTCTCAGACAGACAAAAAACCAATCACAAAAAACGCCTTGTGATTGGTTCCTTTTTTTATTCTCCGAGTGGCAAGATCACTTGCGACTCTGCTAAGTCAATCGTGTACGCAATATCTTGATTTCCTCGTACAGTCATTCCAAAATCAGTCCCGTAGACCGCTAAACCGATTTGTCGTCCTGCGGGTAAATGATACATCGTTGGGTGCAAGACTACGTCGATCTCGACAAATTCATTGGCCTTCAGGTCGTCGTTCTTCCAAGCATTCTCCCGATTTTGCAGATTGATATGACCACGAGTGATCAGCTTGTACTCATCCTCTGCGCCTAATTTGAATTCGACAAGATTATCTTCACGCCAATTTCTTCCTAGTGGCAAGCCATGTGGCGCTAAGACATCTGGAGTAGGTTTCAATCGTTTCGCCGTTCCGAAATCAATCAATTCAAAACTCAGCATGCCCAAATCCACACTCGAAGCTACTTTTATAGAGACTCTTGGTCGTCCATTCAAGAAAATAGCTTCCTTTAATACCTCTGTTTTCGCTAAGTAGCGGTGCCCATCCATCGGTCCCGCTTCTTTTAGTTCCTTCTCCCAGAGCGGGATGTTTTTGGTGTACCCTTCGTATTGCTCCTTTGGTAATTGGTCGTTGAAAGTCACCTGTCCAGACGCAGCAGCATCCATTAATTCCTGTGCCCCCAAATGATAGACTTTTTCACTAGCCGGTGCCCAGTCGGTCAACGTATGCCAAGTTTCAGGCGCAGTGTTTTCTTGATAAACAATGTCTGGCAAGAGAGCCTTCGCATCGTTTTCTACACCGTAAAGCTTGTGGCTCAACCAAAGATTCATCATGTCTTGGAAGTCCAAAGAAGGCATATTGTTGATATAGATGTGCTGTCCTTGATGCAGGATCAACTTCTTCGCAACAGGAACCTCCTTCAAGGCATCCCACAAATTTGCAACTTGACGCGGCTTCACATTCCAGTCATTCAATCCGTGGACCATCACGACATCACATTTGATATCTTTAATAAAGGGAAGATAATTTCGCTCATCCCAAAAAGTAGAATAATTTCCTGTTTTGCGGTCTTGCAGCTTCGCCATCTCGTTTAGATAATCCATGAAGAATTTCTTACTATGAAGCCAATCGCCCGCATTGCGCATTTTGCTGAAGGTCTCGATCGCCAGTACATCCGCGTCTTCTCCAGGGAATCCTCCCGGTGCGATGACTAAGCCGTTGTCGCGGTAATATTGATACCAATCAGAGATCGCGGCTTCAGATATAATCGTTTCTAAGCCTTCGATCTGGCGCGTCGCGCACGCCGTTGCCAGCGTCCCTAGATATGATTTTCCGGTCATGGCAACTTTGCCATTGCTCCACCACGCCTTGATCTCAATGTTGTCTGTACGGTTCGTAAAGGCACGACGGTTTCCCGCTAACCATTCAATGTATGCTGCCATAGCCGTTGTTTGTTCGACAGAGCCGCAGGTTTGGATACCGTCAGAGTCTCTCGTTCCGATCCCGGCACCATAGACTACCGCAAACCCTCGCGCCAAGAAGAAATCATTTAAGCTATGATTGTTTTCACGGCTAAAGGTCTCGGTCCCATGAGTCGCCTTCCCTTTGACCTCTCGTTCTGCTGGCAATTCCACTGGTGTTGGTTGGTATTGTATTTCTTCATACGTCGTCTCTGTCGGTTCTTTTCGTTCCAATGGCACGTTGACATCGTAGGTCAATGCTTCACCGGCAGGTCCGTTGACACCCTGACTGTAGGGACTCGCTGTAAATAAGGTCCCTACTTGCAACCCGTCTTCTGTTTCAATCGGCCGTAAAATTTCTAATTTTAATAAATCCAGCTGCCCATCGTTGTCCGTATCTAGAGGTGCCTCCACATAAACGACTTCACGAATCAGTTTCGCCGTATCAAACACTGCCTGCGCTTTGCCATTAAAAAAGAACGGTCTGCTCACTTCGTTGTTCTCGTAATACCCCTCTGAGGCAAGCTTATCCAAATAATTCAATCCATTTTTAGTGTGACTCGTCAACAAGAGATACCACGCTTCAATGAGGGTATCGCTATGGGAAAAGTCACTGTCGATCATCGGGATGCCAATTCTAGCTGCTTCTTCTAAAACTTTTCCGGGATCAAAATCGATCGTCGGCTCAAAATCAAGCTGCTGCAACCCCATCATATAAAACACTTCTTTTGTGACCGGTTGTTTTGACCGATAGAAATCAGCTAAATCCGTCGTTTCATCGGCCAAAAAATTGCCAAGTTTGCTGATAAAGCCGCTTTCGTCCCGTACGGTTAAAAAACTCTTTCGTAAAAACGCAAACCATAATTTCGTCGCGTCCTTTGAGGCGTCGATCGTCAGAAAGCCTGCCGCCATCAACTCTTTCTTCGCTTCTTCAAGTGAGACTCGTTTTAAACCAAATTGATTGATTTTCATGTACATTTCTCCTCGTATAGTCAGATTGTCAGATACACCGATGGGGTCTCTCACTCTTTCTTTATCCCATTTATCCAATCGCTCAAATAAACAATAAAAAAACAGACCGATTCCCCTTTTTTCTGATAAAATAATTATAACAAATACTTTCGATAAGTTCGTTAAAGTTCAATGAAAACGATTACCGATCATTATCTGAGGAGGAAGAAGAATGGAAGAAATGACTTACTGCCAAAGTTGCGGCATGCCCCTAACAAGCGGAACACACGGGACAGAACACGATGGCTCTCAAAATAAGGAGTACTGCCTTTACTGCTACAAGCACGGCGCTTTTGTCGATGACCATACAATGGAAGAAATGATCGCGATCAGCTTGACCCACATGAAAGAAGCAGGAATATTAGAAGAACAGGGAAAAACCGAGGAAGAAGCCTTAGCATTTATGAACGACTTCTTCCCAGAGTTGAAGCGTTGGAAAAAGTCGTCGTAAAAATTACGACGGCTTTTTGATTACGAAAAAAGCAATCCCTCACCGGCGACTGCTTCGTACGTTTCTTTCTAAAATTACTGTGGCCAGGAAAACAATCCCACCAAACAAGAACAATAAATAAGGGAAAATCGCTAATGTGAAGCGTTCCGCCAAAAGACCCAATAAAGGCGGTAAAAAGGTCGTTCCCGTATACGCCAATGCCAGCTGCAAGCTCATGATCCGCGCAGAGTTTTTCGTTCCGAACCGTTTGGGTGTCTCATGGAGCATTGTCGGAAAAATAGCGGCGGAGCCTAATCCGGTAAAGACAAAGCCGATAGCTGCGAAACTTCCCCTTCCAACTGCTAAGAAAACGACCCCAATTAGTAGTAACAGCTCACTTAAATACAAAAGTTTCCTGCTCGACAAAAAGAAGGTGAAAAAACCGGCTGCTAAACGTCCGACCGTTAAGCTAGCATAGTATGTTGATGTCATAAAAGCCGCCGTTGAGACTGGGACGCCTTTGACTCTGACAAGGAAACTGCTCCCCCACAAGCCCATACAGGCCTCTACCCCGACATAAAAAATGAAACAGATCAAAGAAAATATGACACCTGGCTGCTTGATCAAGGCTGCCAGTGAATCTTGACCCTTGCTAGTGTGGGAAACCAGCTGAGGCTGCTTCCACTGTTTCCGCGAAGCATAGACCACTAAGACTAAAAGAAATTGCAGAGCCGCCAGAACCAGATACCCGCCACGCCAATTTTGATTTTTTAAATAGAAGCCCATGATGATCGGCCCTAGCGTAGCGCCAATGCCCCAAAAGCCATGCAGCCAATTCATATGATGGGCTTTATAGTGCAAAGCCACGTAATCATTCACCGCCGTGTCGATCGCCCCTGCTCCTAGACCCAGCGGTATTGCGCTAATGATCAAAAAGAAAAAGTTTTGCGAAAACGAAAAACCGCACAAACCAAGGACGGTCAAAAAGATGCTGCAGACGATCAAATTCCCGACACCGATCTTCTGGATCAAACGATTGGTTTGAAAACTGGACAAAATCGTCCCAATTGAAACCACCATGGCGATCACCCCGGCTGAACTTGCCGCAACATGAAACTCGCTGCTCATGATCGGCCAAGCCACACCTAAAATCGAATCCGGTAAACCCAGACTAATAAATATCAAATAAATCAAACCCAAAAACAACAAACGCTTCTTCATACTTCCCTCTCTCTTTTCTCTTCCTGATTGTCTGGAAGAGAAGCATTCTATCTTCTATTGTACAGGAGGAATCGCTCTTTAAAACCTTCTTTTTAAACTTTTCCGTTTTTGTCTGTATCGGTATTTGTTTAGGAATTTGATTTTCTTGTTAGCTAAATACTGGTCACTCACTAGAACCCTTAACAAAAACAAAGAAAAATAGTCATTGTCTTTCAAGCCAAAAAGTTTTTTAGCGATTTTCTTTTACAATATAAAGTTATCAAAATCGACTACTAGGAAGTATTAAATATTATAGAAATAAAAAGACCTCCAAGCGAACGCTTGAAGGCCATTTTCGTTATACTAACTCAATATATTTTTCATTCTTCTCTAAATGATTCAAGTAGATCAATAAACGGTCGTACAATTGATCATTGGCTTCTTCGATGGCTGCGCCAAGGTTTTCACCAATTTCTTTGACTGTCCGTTTTCCATCGATCTGTTGAAGAATGAAGCTGCCGTATTTGTCGAGTTCCATCTCAGAGGTTTCCGGGATTTTGTAGTGGATTTTGCGTAACACGCGTTGAATCCATGCATTTTGTTCAGTAATAACAAACACGATGCCATCACGTACCTCATAATGCAGCCCGTCTCTCAGTCGATACACTCGCGTCAACAGCTCTTCCGTTTCCGGATTCACAGCAGGTTGCTGTTGATTAGTCATTGTGTTTCACTTTCTTCACACTTAACAATGGAACGATGACTGCAACAACTAAAATTGCAAGTAACAAGAATGCTGCCCAGTTAGATCCTAAGAAGCCTGTTGGCGTTCCTGGAGTAATGACACCAGATACTTGCAAGATGATTCCGATCAAACCAACGATCGATCCACCAGCGATCAAACCAGATGACAAGCTGACACCCAGAGTGATACGTTCTTCAGCAACTTCTTCTTTTTCTTTTTTATTCAATACATCGATCAATTGACGGATCAACGCACCAACTAAAATGATTGAGGTTGTTGAGATTGGCAAGTAGAAACCAATGGCGAATGTCATGATCGGCACTTTCATGAAGTGCAACACGATACCCATTACGATACCGGCAATAACCATGTGCCATGGCAATGAACCAGAAGTGATCCCTGAAGTCAATGTTGCCATCAAGTTTGCTTGTGGCAAACCAAATGGAGGATTTGAACCAGTGATCGCTAGTTGTGGTGACAAGATCACCATCATACCTGTTACGATAACCACACCAACGATGTTAGAGATCAAGAAGTAACGGCGTCCTTCGTTGAAGTTTCCGCCCATTACGAATGTCACTTTTTGTGATTGTGAATAACCACCAGCTACTGAGATCGCTAATACGATAAAGGTACCAAACATTAATAATTGTTGTGTATTTTCAGCTGACGTCCAGCCCATCATAACAAAAACCAATGTCAAGATAACCATTGATGCGATCGTCATACCAGATACTGGCAAGTTTGACGTACCGATCGTACCAGTCAAACGACCAGCAACGATAACGAATAGGAAGCTCAAGATGATTGACAACAGCCCACCAACAAGTGCCATAGCGACACTTCCAGTGATGATGAAGCCCATGATGATTCCGATAACAGCGCCAGCGATCAATGGAAGCATTCCGCCGCCTTCTTGCTCAACGCCATCTTTACGACCTTGCAGAGTTGCAGAAATAGATGAAATGATTGTTGGGATCAACTTGATCGCGCCGATCAATCCACCAGAGATCATCATACCCGCTCCGATGTATTTCACATAAGAACCTGAGATCACAGCAAAGTTTGATGCACTTAATAATTGAGACGCGTTGTCCCAAACATGTGCGTTACTGTTGGCCATTTCCATGAAGTAACCAAGCAATGGTGCGATCGCGAAGTTCGCTAAGATCGAACCAGCAAACATCAAGACAGAAACATCCATCCCAACGATAAAACCAATACCTGTCAATAACGGATTCACTTCTGTTTCAAATTTCCATTTGTAGAAGCTTTCGTTTACGAAGCTGATGACATTGTTCATCACACCGAAAACTGAACCAGTCAACGCAGTTAAAACACCACCGATACCAAAACCGATACCCATGTATTTCAACGAATCGCCACCAGTATCAGAAGCAACGAGTGTTTCTGAAATAGCCATTGCTTCAGGGTAAACTAATTTACCGTGTTCGCTGACCAACATGTAATCTTGAACAATTGAGAAGACTCCGACACCTAGTAAAACAGCACCGATTCCTAAACCAACACCTTCGATGAAATTCACTTTACCACCGACTAAAATTACGGCTGGTAATACGAAGATCATCCCAGATGCTACAGATTCCCCACCACTTGACATCAATTGCAATAAGTTCTTACCTAAAATCGTTTTAGGTTTTACAAATAGAGCGACTAGCCCTGATCCAATAATT
This window harbors:
- a CDS encoding Xaa-Pro dipeptidyl-peptidase, which translates into the protein MKINQFGLKRVSLEEAKKELMAAGFLTIDASKDATKLWFAFLRKSFLTVRDESGFISKLGNFLADETTDLADFYRSKQPVTKEVFYMMGLQQLDFEPTIDFDPGKVLEEAARIGIPMIDSDFSHSDTLIEAWYLLLTSHTKNGLNYLDKLASEGYYENNEVSRPFFFNGKAQAVFDTAKLIREVVYVEAPLDTDNDGQLDLLKLEILRPIETEDGLQVGTLFTASPYSQGVNGPAGEALTYDVNVPLERKEPTETTYEEIQYQPTPVELPAEREVKGKATHGTETFSRENNHSLNDFFLARGFAVVYGAGIGTRDSDGIQTCGSVEQTTAMAAYIEWLAGNRRAFTNRTDNIEIKAWWSNGKVAMTGKSYLGTLATACATRQIEGLETIISEAAISDWYQYYRDNGLVIAPGGFPGEDADVLAIETFSKMRNAGDWLHSKKFFMDYLNEMAKLQDRKTGNYSTFWDERNYLPFIKDIKCDVVMVHGLNDWNVKPRQVANLWDALKEVPVAKKLILHQGQHIYINNMPSLDFQDMMNLWLSHKLYGVENDAKALLPDIVYQENTAPETWHTLTDWAPASEKVYHLGAQELMDAAASGQVTFNDQLPKEQYEGYTKNIPLWEKELKEAGPMDGHRYLAKTEVLKEAIFLNGRPRVSIKVASSVDLGMLSFELIDFGTAKRLKPTPDVLAPHGLPLGRNWREDNLVEFKLGAEDEYKLITRGHINLQNRENAWKNDDLKANEFVEIDVVLHPTMYHLPAGRQIGLAVYGTDFGMTVRGNQDIAYTIDLAESQVILPLGE
- a CDS encoding MFS transporter codes for the protein MKKRLLFLGLIYLIFISLGLPDSILGVAWPIMSSEFHVAASSAGVIAMVVSIGTILSSFQTNRLIQKIGVGNLIVCSIFLTVLGLCGFSFSQNFFFLIISAIPLGLGAGAIDTAVNDYVALHYKAHHMNWLHGFWGIGATLGPIIMGFYLKNQNWRGGYLVLAALQFLLVLVVYASRKQWKQPQLVSHTSKGQDSLAALIKQPGVIFSLICFIFYVGVEACMGLWGSSFLVRVKGVPVSTAAFMTSTYYASLTVGRLAAGFFTFFLSSRKLLYLSELLLLIGVVFLAVGRGSFAAIGFVFTGLGSAAIFPTMLHETPKRFGTKNSARIMSLQLALAYTGTTFLPPLLGLLAERFTLAIFPYLLFLFGGIVFLATVILERNVRSSRR
- a CDS encoding PqqD family protein, yielding MTNQQQPAVNPETEELLTRVYRLRDGLHYEVRDGIVFVITEQNAWIQRVLRKIHYKIPETSEMELDKYGSFILQQIDGKRTVKEIGENLGAAIEEANDQLYDRLLIYLNHLEKNEKYIELV
- a CDS encoding DMT family transporter — encoded protein: MKFKGVLLACSSGALWALSGIMCQILFEEYLVSPEWLVSVRLLSAGVLLTGLTLLQEKGRRKRKKFTPRDFVGLLLFSLIGMLGVQYTYFKAIQYSGAAIATILQFTGPIFIFLFLVANKEKRLNFFEFVLMAATFIGVFFIVMEGGTASLSLSTMGFFMGIASAVTLAFYTIQPRLLLIKYGEMRIAGLGMLIAGLAFQLIHPVWRPDFQMDRYSVGLVISIIIFGTALPFLFQLSSLRFIEASLASVLTVTEPILATILSVLLFNSQFAGMQVVGFGLVLFSVIFLTRLSDKNEQPKEERVD
- a CDS encoding TMEM175 family protein — protein: MIGQKYEKEVAEMKERVVVFGDAIIAIILTIIVLELPIQTAANGAVDMVSLLRAVGIYFISFCFVANLWFQTGYAFNKIDQVKNKELVIYLLLLFFLSLVPSATRLLIDDTTKQTLLIYGVLTLIVTFVMRRLIVALTGQALKDEEQRKRRVNELNKQDLGAIAFRIVWLFLGMFFVKPTLIVYLVLPIMAFLQNIVDREEDSLIASLDDEQQADYFQDRNQVWGNSVRRYSTLLRDSMKANGGADPDRWKQVMADWEDHINHEIDKRQQQLSSLDGTDKRRAENEIARLEKQKQKMAMQKAMTERRFNQQKGSNDPRLKQPKNRD
- a CDS encoding zinc ribbon domain-containing protein gives rise to the protein MEEMTYCQSCGMPLTSGTHGTEHDGSQNKEYCLYCYKHGAFVDDHTMEEMIAISLTHMKEAGILEEQGKTEEEALAFMNDFFPELKRWKKSS
- a CDS encoding OPT/YSL family transporter; this encodes MKKLSKDAFGGVAGKDYVPYVADKPKKSGSPIIMVLGILLAALFAASTAYSGMKAGLTVAAGIPGAIIGSGLVALFVKPKTILGKNLLQLMSSGGESVASGMIFVLPAVILVGGKVNFIEGVGLGIGAVLLGVGVFSIVQDYMLVSEHGKLVYPEAMAISETLVASDTGGDSLKYMGIGFGIGGVLTALTGSVFGVMNNVISFVNESFYKWKFETEVNPLLTGIGFIVGMDVSVLMFAGSILANFAIAPLLGYFMEMANSNAHVWDNASQLLSASNFAVISGSYVKYIGAGMMISGGLIGAIKLIPTIISSISATLQGRKDGVEQEGGGMLPLIAGAVIGIIMGFIITGSVAMALVGGLLSIILSFLFVIVAGRLTGTIGTSNLPVSGMTIASMVILTLVFVMMGWTSAENTQQLLMFGTFIVLAISVAGGYSQSQKVTFVMGGNFNEGRRYFLISNIVGVVIVTGMMVILSPQLAITGSNPPFGLPQANLMATLTSGITSGSLPWHMVIAGIVMGIVLHFMKVPIMTFAIGFYLPISTTSIILVGALIRQLIDVLNKKEKEEVAEERITLGVSLSSGLIAGGSIVGLIGIILQVSGVITPGTPTGFLGSNWAAFLLLAILVVAVIVPLLSVKKVKHND